In Fusarium oxysporum Fo47 chromosome XII, complete sequence, one DNA window encodes the following:
- a CDS encoding Alpha/Beta hydrolase protein, which translates to MDTYLDPINRKFADAAAEGPPLYTKTYQEARDILESIQSYKTASDIKTEEIKVPVNGEDVTTVIFRPASAQGTLNMIFYTHGGGWILGSPTAHGALMEDFARQTGAAVVFPYYTPAPEAQYPVQFEQVYGVLDHFVNNGDKYSLKVDSFGLAGDSVGGHMAIAMTQLAQNRKLPSKIGQIVLLYPVTDTHSKSETYKTFKDGPYLSEKTMDWMIPAFLPNEEDRKLPLTSPLQYAPDEVLAKFPPTTVFLSGADPLIGEGEAFGHRLQQLGVDAAVIKADGQVHDFAMLAPVRVSPTARSVVELASLKLSKAFSDK; encoded by the exons ATGGACACTTATCTTGACCCAATCAACCGCAAGTTTGCGGATGCGGCCGCTGAAGGTCCACCACTGTACACTAAGACCTATCAGGAAGCTCGTGACATTTTGGAAAGCATTCAGAGCTACAAGACCGCGTCCGACATCAAGACCGAAGAGATTAAAGTTCCAGTCAACGGTGAAGATGTCACAACGGTCATATTTCGTCCTGCCAGTGCTCAGGGCACGCTGAACATGATCTTTTACACGCACGGTGGCGGATGGATTCTTGGAAG TCCAACTGCGCATGGGGCTTTGATGGAGGACTTTGCACGCCAAACCGGGGCTGCTGTCGTCTTTCCTTACTACACTCCGGCACCTGAGGCCCAGTATCCTGTTCAGTTTGAGCAGGTTTACGGAGTCCTTGATCATTTCGTGAACAACGGTGATAAGTATAGTCTCAAAGTTGACAGTTTTGGCCTCGCTGGTGACAGTGTCGGAG GACATATGGCCATCGCAATGACCCAACTCGCCCAGAATCGCAAGCTCCCCTCCAAGATTGGCCAAATTGTCCTCCTCTATCCTGTCACAGACACTCACAGTAAATCAGAAACTTACAAGACATTCAAAGATGGACCTTACCTCTCCGAAAAGACTATGGACTGGATGATCCCCGCCTTTCTCCCAAACGAAGAAGACAGAAAGCTCCCATTGACCTCACCCCTTCAGTATGCTCCGGACGAAGTTCTGGCCAAGTTTCCGCCGACGACTGTTTTCCTTTCCGGCGCGGACCCTTTGATTGGGGAAGGTGAAGCTTTTGGTCATCGTCTGCAACAGCTTGGCGTTGATGCGGCGGTTATCAAAGCGGATGGACAAGTTCATGATTTCGCTATGTTGGCACCTGTCCGAGTTTCTCCGACAGCTCGATCTGTGGTTGAACTTGCGTCTTTGAAGTTGTCGAAAGCATTTTCTGATAAGTGA